The following are encoded together in the Mammaliicoccus vitulinus genome:
- the acsA gene encoding acetate--CoA ligase: MKVEVYEALKDNYNLADYDEAVKNHNWKDIEKNFSWSETGKINMAYECIDRHVDNGKGDKTALHYKDQNRQESYTFKDLQIASNKAANVLKNKANVKKGDRVFVFMPRTPELYFSLLGTLKIGAIVGPLFEAFMEKAVKDRLENSEAKVIITTNDLVGRIPKDELPNLEHIVVVDDEVSDEYIDFNKEFEQADESFDIEWLDKEDGLILHYTSGSTGQPKGVLHVQEAMVVHYISGKYVLDLKEDDVYWCTADPGWVTGTSYGIFSPWLNGVTNCIVGGRFSPEGWYDFIQTYGVTIWYTAPTALRMLMGAGDDIVNKYDLSSLRHVLSVGEPLNPEVIKWAHHVFNHRVHDTWWMTETGGHMIVNYPSMDIRAGSMGKPLPGIEAAIVDDQGNELPPNRMGNLALKKGWPSMMRTVWNNQPKYDSYFINDEWYVSGDSAYKDEDGYYWFQGRVDDVIMTAGERVGPFEVESKLVEHPAVAEAGVIGKPDPVRGEIIKAFIALRDGYEESDELKEEIRIFVKEGLAGHAAPREIEFKDKLPKTRSGKIMRRVLKAWELDLPAGDLSTLED; the protein is encoded by the coding sequence ATGAAAGTCGAAGTATACGAAGCATTAAAAGATAATTATAACCTTGCTGATTATGATGAAGCAGTTAAAAATCATAATTGGAAAGATATTGAAAAGAATTTCAGTTGGAGTGAAACTGGAAAAATAAATATGGCCTATGAGTGCATCGACCGTCACGTCGATAATGGTAAAGGGGACAAGACTGCACTTCATTATAAAGATCAAAATAGACAAGAGAGTTACACTTTTAAAGATTTACAAATCGCTAGTAATAAAGCTGCAAACGTTTTGAAAAATAAAGCAAATGTTAAAAAAGGTGATAGAGTATTTGTTTTCATGCCTAGAACACCTGAATTATATTTTTCATTATTAGGTACTTTAAAAATTGGTGCAATTGTTGGACCGTTATTTGAAGCATTTATGGAGAAAGCAGTTAAAGATAGACTTGAAAACAGTGAAGCAAAAGTTATTATCACTACAAATGATTTAGTTGGAAGAATTCCGAAAGATGAATTACCTAACCTTGAACATATTGTTGTTGTAGATGATGAAGTAAGTGATGAATATATTGATTTTAATAAAGAGTTTGAACAAGCTGACGAAAGCTTTGATATTGAATGGTTAGATAAAGAAGATGGCTTAATATTGCACTACACATCAGGATCAACAGGACAGCCTAAAGGTGTTCTTCATGTTCAAGAAGCGATGGTAGTACATTATATCTCTGGTAAATATGTATTAGACCTTAAAGAAGACGATGTTTATTGGTGTACGGCTGACCCAGGTTGGGTAACTGGAACATCATATGGTATTTTTAGTCCATGGTTAAATGGTGTAACGAATTGTATCGTAGGTGGTAGATTCTCTCCTGAAGGCTGGTATGATTTTATTCAAACATATGGTGTAACAATATGGTACACGGCTCCGACAGCTTTAAGAATGTTAATGGGTGCTGGTGATGATATCGTGAACAAGTATGATTTATCATCATTGAGACATGTGTTATCTGTTGGTGAACCTTTAAACCCTGAAGTTATTAAATGGGCACATCATGTGTTCAACCATAGAGTACACGATACTTGGTGGATGACTGAAACAGGTGGACATATGATTGTCAATTATCCATCTATGGATATTAGAGCGGGTTCAATGGGTAAACCGTTACCTGGTATTGAAGCAGCAATCGTTGATGATCAAGGCAATGAATTACCACCGAATAGAATGGGTAATTTAGCATTGAAAAAAGGTTGGCCATCAATGATGAGAACGGTATGGAACAACCAACCTAAATATGATTCGTATTTCATTAATGATGAATGGTACGTTTCAGGTGACTCAGCTTACAAAGATGAAGATGGTTATTATTGGTTCCAAGGTAGAGTTGATGATGTGATTATGACTGCTGGTGAACGAGTAGGACCATTTGAAGTGGAATCTAAACTCGTAGAGCATCCTGCAGTAGCAGAAGCTGGCGTTATCGGGAAACCAGACCCAGTGAGAGGTGAAATCATTAAAGCCTTTATCGCTTTAAGAGATGGCTATGAAGAATCTGACGAACTTAAAGAAGAAATTAGAATTTTTGTTAAAGAAGGATTAGCTGGTCATGCAGCACCTCGTGAAATTGAATTTAAAGATAAATTACCTAAAACACGTTCAGGTAAAATTATGAGACGTGTATTAAAAGCTTGGGAATTAGATTTACCTGCTGGAGATTTATCTACATTAGAAGATTAA
- a CDS encoding formate--tetrahydrofolate ligase, whose protein sequence is MSHLTDLEIAKQSTLRPISEIAEKVGIPYEALEPYGHYKGKVDITKLKDLKEKGKVVLVTALSPTPAGEGKSTVTVGLADAFNQLNENVMVALREPSLGPVFGMKGGATGGGYAQVLPMEEINLHFNGDLHAITTANNALSAFIDNHIYHGNELNIDSRRIEWKRVLDMNDRELRQVIVGLGGPTRGVPREDGFDITVASEIMAIFCLSKSIKDLKENLANITIGYSVDQKPVTVRDLKVEGALTLILKDAIKPNIVQTIEGTPAFVHGGPFANIAHGCNSIIATNTARKLADIVVTESGFGSDLGAEKFMNIKTRKAEFDPSAVVIVATIRALKMHGGVEKNELKNENVEAVKKGLVNLERHVQNIKQFGVEPVVAINAFIHDTSEEVQIVLDWCRENGVKVALTEVWEKGGEGGIELAKAVLQVLEEPQQFAPIYDLNMSIEEKIETIVQKVYGGNSVHFSDKALKQLKTIKENGWGNYPVCMAKTQYSFTDDPKKMGAPSDFDITIRELSPRTGAGFIVALTGDIMTMPGLPKKPAALNMDVNEDGSAVGLF, encoded by the coding sequence TTGAGTCATTTAACAGATTTAGAAATTGCAAAACAAAGTACTTTAAGACCAATTAGTGAAATAGCTGAAAAGGTAGGTATACCATATGAAGCATTAGAACCTTATGGTCACTATAAAGGAAAAGTTGATATTACAAAGTTAAAAGATTTAAAAGAAAAAGGGAAAGTTGTATTAGTTACAGCTTTAAGCCCAACACCAGCTGGAGAAGGAAAATCTACAGTTACGGTTGGTTTAGCAGATGCTTTCAATCAATTAAATGAAAATGTAATGGTTGCATTAAGAGAACCTTCATTAGGTCCAGTCTTTGGAATGAAAGGTGGGGCTACTGGAGGCGGTTATGCTCAAGTATTACCTATGGAAGAAATTAATTTACATTTCAATGGTGACTTACATGCTATTACAACTGCAAATAATGCCCTTTCAGCATTTATTGATAATCACATATATCATGGCAATGAATTGAATATTGATTCAAGGCGCATAGAATGGAAACGTGTACTTGATATGAATGATAGAGAATTACGTCAAGTAATTGTTGGACTAGGTGGCCCGACACGTGGTGTACCGAGAGAAGATGGATTTGATATTACAGTTGCTTCTGAAATAATGGCGATTTTCTGTTTATCAAAAAGCATTAAAGATTTAAAAGAGAATTTAGCGAACATTACAATAGGTTATTCTGTTGATCAAAAGCCTGTTACAGTAAGAGATTTAAAAGTAGAAGGTGCATTAACTTTAATCTTGAAAGATGCAATTAAACCTAATATTGTACAAACTATAGAAGGTACCCCAGCATTTGTACATGGTGGACCATTTGCGAATATTGCTCACGGTTGCAACTCCATTATTGCGACAAATACGGCTAGGAAATTAGCGGATATCGTTGTTACAGAAAGTGGATTTGGCTCAGACTTAGGTGCAGAAAAATTCATGAATATTAAAACACGTAAAGCAGAGTTTGATCCTAGTGCTGTTGTTATTGTCGCGACAATTAGAGCGTTAAAGATGCACGGTGGCGTTGAAAAAAATGAACTTAAAAATGAAAATGTTGAGGCAGTTAAAAAAGGTCTAGTCAATCTAGAAAGACATGTCCAAAATATTAAGCAATTTGGTGTTGAACCTGTAGTTGCTATTAACGCTTTTATACATGATACAAGTGAAGAAGTTCAAATTGTGTTAGATTGGTGTCGAGAAAACGGCGTTAAAGTTGCGCTTACAGAAGTATGGGAAAAAGGTGGAGAAGGTGGCATTGAACTTGCTAAAGCCGTGTTGCAAGTATTAGAAGAGCCACAGCAGTTTGCGCCGATTTATGATTTGAATATGTCTATTGAGGAAAAAATTGAAACAATTGTTCAAAAAGTATATGGTGGAAATTCTGTGCACTTTAGTGACAAAGCGTTAAAACAGCTTAAAACGATTAAAGAAAACGGATGGGGTAACTATCCAGTATGCATGGCCAAAACACAATATTCATTTACTGATGATCCTAAAAAAATGGGAGCACCTTCAGATTTTGATATCACAATAAGAGAATTATCTCCTAGAACTGGCGCAGGATTTATCGTTGCATTAACAGGGGATATTATGACGATGCCTGGTTTACCTAAAAAGCCAGCAGCATTGAACATGGATGTTAATGAAGATGGATCTGCAGTTGGTTTATTCTAA